The Streptomyces sp. NBC_00459 DNA segment CGTCCGGCGCCACGCCCATCGTCAGCTCGGCGCGAACCCCGCGCCCGATGTCCCGCTTCTTGTACCGCAGCCGCAGCAGCCCGCCCTCGGCGCCGTTGTCCGGGTAGATCCCGTCCTCGTCGAGGGTCGTACGAGGGGCCGTGTTCGTCGAGTACGGCGCCACCTCCGCCGAGAGCAGCACCGACTCCTCGTCGAAGAACAGCTGGCCGGTGTGGCAGGTGTGCCCGCCCTCGTAGCCGGCGTCGGTCCAGGTGCCGTCCACGTGCACCTTGACGTGGATGTGCACGCAGCGACCCCGGTACCAGCCCGGGAACACGGTCCGGAAGGTGACGTAGCCGTGCCGGTCCGTCTTCCACGTACCGCGCAGATAGCGCTCGTCGTCGGTCGGCTCCTGGTGGCCGCCGGGCCCGCCGGGACCGCCAGTGGGGGGCGGACCTGTGGGTACGTCCGTCGGCTCGCCGGACGGCGGGGTGCCGCCGCCACCGCCACCGCCGTTGCCCATGTCCTCGTAGCCGGAGTAGATGCCGAGCGCCGAGCAGTGCCAGATGTCGACGGCCGCGTTCCGCACCGGCCTGCAGTTCTCGGCGTCGATCACCTTGAGCCTGAGGGTCAGCGGGATGCCCTCCTCGTCCTCGGTGACGTCCTGGCGGAGCTTGTCCGCGTCGATGTAGTACGGACCCTCGGTCGTCTCCGTGGTCAGTACGTAGCAGGCCTCGGGCGTGCCGGAGGGGGTGCCCGACGGGGTGCCGGAGGGCAGGCTCCCGGGGCCGTGCGCGCCCTTGCCCTCCGGCGCTCCCTGCGCCGACGCGAGTCCGGCGCCCAGAGCCACCGCCGTGGCCGTCACGGCCGTCGCGCCACCGGCGACGACGACTCTGCGGCGCGTCAATTCCCGCTCCGCTGCTGTCTGTTGGGGGGATTCAGTCATGACTGGGGAGATTATGAATCGAACCTGTCAAAGCCCTGTGATTCCTGGGGATGACATGAGAATGGCTCGGAATCGTCGCCGATTCCGAGCCATTCACCGAAGGCCGCAAAGCCCTCTATTCCGAATTACCGATGCTTTACTTCGGCTGCGGCTTCCGCACCGAAATGTGCAGCTCCCGAAGCCGCGCCTCCTCCAGCTCCGTCGGCGCGCCCATCATCAGGTCCTGGGCGTTGCCGTTGAGCGGGAAGGCGATCGTCTCGCGGATGTTCGGCTCGTCGGCGAGGAGCATGACGATACGGTCCACGCCGGGCGCGATCCCGCCGTGCGGAGGGGCGCCGAAGCGGAGCGCGCGGAGCATACCGGCGAACTCGCGCTCGACGGTCTCCTCGTCGTAGCCCGCGATGCCGAACGCCTTCAGCATGATGTCGGGCTCGTGGTTGCGGATCGCGCCGGACGACAGCTCCGTACCGTTGCAGACGATGTCGTACTGCCAGGCCAGGATGTCCAGCGGGTCCTGGGTCTCCAGGGCCTCCATGCCGCCCTGGGGCATCGAGAACGGGTTGTGCGAGAAGTCGATCTTCCCCGTCTCCTCGTCCTTCTCGAACATCGGGAAGTCGACGATCCAGCAGAACCGGAAGACGTTCTCCTCGAAGTGCCCGGCACGCTTGGCGGCCTCGACCCGCACCGCGCCCATGATCTTCGAGACCTCGTCGAACTCGCCCGCGCCGAAGAACACGGCGTGACCGGGGGCCAGCGAGAGCCGCTTGGTCAGCTCTGCGACGTTCTCCTCGGTGAGGAACTTCGCGATCGGCCCGGACAGCGAACCGTCCTCGGTCACGCGCACCCAGGCCAGGCCCTTCGCACCCAGCGTGACGGCGAAGTCACCCAGCTGGTCGAAGAACTTCCGGGTCTGCGACGCCACGTCCGGCACCGGCAGAGCACGTACGTGCTGACCGGCGAAGGCCTTGAACTCCGAGCCCGCGAAGACATCGGTGATGTCGACCAGCTCCAGCTGGGCGCGCAGGTCCGGCTTGTCGGAACCGTACTTCAGCATCGACTCGCGGAACGGGATGCGCGGGAAGGGCGAGGTGACCTCGCGGCCCTTGCCGAACTCGGTGAACAGCTCGGTCATCAGCCGCTCGATCGGCTGGAAGACGTCCTCCTGCTCGACGAAGCTCATCTCGACGTCGAGCTGGTAGAACTCGCCCGGCGAACGGTCCGCACGCGCGTCCTCGTCACGGAAACAGGGCGCGATCTGGAAGTAGCGGTCGAACCCGGAGATCATCAGCAGCTGCTTGAACTGCTGCGGGGCCTGCGGCAGCGCGTAGAACCGGCCCGGGTTGAGGCGCGACGGCACGACGAAGTCGCGGGCACCCTCCGGGGAGGTCGCCGTGAGGATCGGCGTGGCCATCTCGTTGAAGCCCAGCGCGGTCATCTTGTGCCGGATCGCCGAGATGACGGCCGTACGCAGCATGATGTTGCGGTGCATGCGCTCGCGGCGCAGGTCCAGGAAGCGGTACTCCAGGCGCCGCTCCTCGTTGACCCCGTCCTCGGCGTTGATCGTGAAGGGCAGCGGCTGGGCGGCGCCGAGCAGCTCCACCTCGCCGACCTCGACCTCGACCTCGCCCGTGGGCAGCTCGGGGTTGATGTTCTCCGCACCGCGCGAGACGACCTTGCCGTCGACACGGACGGTCGACTCCTTGGAGACCTTGTCGAGGGCCTCGTAGGCGGGCGTGCCGGGGCGGGCGACGAGCTGCGTGATGCCGTGGTGATCGCGCAGGTCGATGAAGAGGATGCCGCCCAGGTCGCGCCGATTGTGCAGCCAGCCGCTCAGCCGGACGTCGCTGCCGACGTCAGAGGCGCGGAGCTCGCCGCAGGTGTGGGACCTGTACCGATGCATCGTCGTTCATCCAGCCTTCGCAGATCGGGGATCGGGGTCTGTGCCGGCGAAGGGTTCGGTGTTTCACGTGAAACACCGAACCTCCGAAAACACAGACCCAGGGTACCGGCCGCCCCGAGACCGCTTCCCCGCATTTGTTCGCAGGCGTAGCCTGTACCGCTCTTCCACAGGGTGCCCCGTACAGCTTGGGTGGCACGCTGCGATCACCTCTCCATAAAGTAGGTCAATGCGCACTGGTGAGCCCCTGCCCGCCGTGGGGGACGTCCTGGTCGCCCTCGCAACCGGCATGTGGCATTGGGACACAGCCACACAGCTGGTCACGCTCGACGCCGAGGCGGCCCGCCTGCTCGGCCTGCCCGCCGAGCCGACCACCCTCACGGAGGCCGCGACCCGGGCCCGTCTCCACCCGGTCGACTGGAACGAGATCGTCGGCGTCATCCAGCTCGCCGTCGCCGAGGACAGCATCGCCGAGGTCCGGGTCCGCGTCATGGACGAGCAGGGCCGGGTCATCCGTACCGCACGCAGCCGCGCGAAGCCGACCTTCGACACCGCTCGCAAGGCGTACGACGTGATGGGCACCCTCCAGGAGGTCACCGAGCCCTCGCCCGCCACCGCCGCGCGCACCCCCGTCACCGGTGACTGGCGGCGCTCCCGGGAGGCGTTCCTGCTGGACGCGGGCCGGGCGCTGGCCGAGGCGCGGTCCACGGAGGAGGTGCTGCGGGTCGCGGCCGGCCTGTCGATGCCGGGATTCTCACCGGACGGCCTCGCCGTCTTCGGCGTCCAGGGCGACCGACTCACCGTCATCGGCCACCACGGCCAGCGCCCCGGCGACGAGCGCCCCTTCTCCCACATGCCTCTGGAGACCGACTACCCGGCCGCCGAGGTGGTCCGCACCGGCCGGGCCGTCTACCTGTCCTCCCCCGAGGCCTACAAGGCCCGCTACCCCACCGCCTGGCCACTCGCCCAGGTGTTCGACCGGCAGTCCTGGGCGTTCCTGCCACTGACGGTCGCGGGCCGCACGATGGGCGCCTGGATGGCGGGCTTCGCCTACCCGGTCAGCTTCATCCCCGACGAACGCTCGGTCCTGACGACGGTCGCCCGCATGCTCGCCCAGGCCCTCTCCCGGGCGGGCGTGGCCGAGTCGGAACGCGAACTGACCGACGGCCTGCAACGCTCGATGCTGCCGACCCTCGGCCCCGAGATACCCGGCATGGAGGTCGCCGCCCGCTACATACCGACCGGCGGCGGTCTCCAGGTCGGCGGCGACTGGTACGACATGATCCCGCTGCCCGGCGGCGGACGTTTCGCCCTGGTCATCGGCGACGTCCAGGGCCACGACGTCCGCGCCGCCGGCCTGATGGGCCAGCTGCGCATAGCGCTGCGCGCCTACGCCTCCGAGGGCCACCGCCCCGACGCGGTCCTCTCCCGCGCCTCCCGCTTCCTGCACGGCATCACCCACTCCGCGAACAGCACGGTCGGCGGCGATCTGCGCTTCGCGACCTGCCTGTACGTCGAGGTCGACCCCGCGACCGGCGTCCTGGAGATCGCCCGAGCCGGCCACCCGGACCCGGCGATCCGTATGGCGGACGGCACGGTACTCACCCGCCCGACGGCAGGCGGCCTCCCCCTGGGCATCGACCCGGACGCCGACTACCCCACCACCCTCCTCGCCCTCGAACCCGGCGAGACCATGCTCCTGTGCACCGACGGCCTGATCGAGACCGGCGGCCACGACCTGGACACGGGCTGGCAGCGCATCCGGGCGACCCTGGAGGAACACAAGGGAGACATCAAGGCCGAGGACCTGGAGGAACTGGCCGACGCCCTCGTCCAGGCCGTGCACGGCCCGTCCTCCCACCACACCACGGGCCCGCTGGCCGACCGCCGCGAGGACGACATAGCGCTGCTGCTCCTGAGCCGCCCCGGCGAGTGCGCCACCGACGGCACCCAGCCACCGTCAGCACGCCCCACCGTCCGGCGCACCATGCTGACGATCGCCCAGGCGGAACCCGAGCGCGTCGCCGTGGCCCGCCAGCAACTCCGCGAACAGCTCCACGACTGGCCCTGTCCCGACCAGGTCGACTCGGCGGTCCTCCTGGTCTCCGAGACGGCCACCAACGTCCTGGTCCACACGGACGCCGACGCCCTGGTAATCGCCGAGGTCACGGGCGCCCCCGGCGCGCGCCGCATCCGCGTCGAGGTCACGGACGTGAGCGACGACCTCCCCCACAAACGCCGCCCGGGCGAACTGGCCTCGTCCGGCCGGGGGTTGATGCTCATCGAGATGCTCGCGGACTCCTGGGGGGTGGACCCGCGGGGCGAGGGCAAGAGCATCTGGTTCGAGCTGTACGAGAGGCCGCACGAGGAGGACGGAACGGAGAAGAGGGAGAAGAGGGAGACGGAGAAGGAGGTCTAGCGCGAACGGGCACCCCGGGCGCCCAGAAATGCGGATGATACGACTATGGCCGTCACACGCACCGTCCGCAGGACCGTACCCGGGACCACGTCCACCACCGCTCCCTTCCCAGGCCCCACCGGCCACCCCCTCCTGGGCTCGGCCCTGGACCTCCGCAGGGATCCGCTCGGCACCTTCGTCGGCGCCCAGCGAGAACACGGCGACGTGGTCCGCCTGGCAGCAGGCCCGCCCGGTCTCCGTACGGTCATGTACTGCGTCTTCTCCCCCGAGGGCGCCCAGCAGGTCCTGGCCACGCAGGCCGCGAACTTCCGCAAGGACAACGTCTTCTACGAGGAGATCCGCCAGACCGGCGGCAACGGCCTCCTGACCAGCCAGGACGACGTCTACCTCCGCCAACGGCGTCTGATCCAGCCCCTGTTCACCAAAAAGCGGGTCGACGGTTACGCCGCGACGATCATCGGCGAGGCCGAGGCGACAGCGGAACGCTGGCGGAACACGCCCGACGTGGACGTCGTACGGGAGATGGACCGGCTGGCGATGCGCGCGGTCTCCCGGGTCCTGTTCGGCGCGGATGTCGAGGCCGCGGTGGACGTCATCCACGCCAACTTCCCGGTCATCAGCGCGTACATCGCAGGGCGGGCCTACGCCCCGATCCGGCTCCCGCGCACCTGGCCCACACCGTCCAACAGGCGTGCGGAGGCGGCGACCCGGGCGGTGTACGAGGTCTGCGACCGGATCATCGCGACGCGCCGGAGCAACGGGAGCGAAGCAGCCGACGAGGCAGCCGGGGCCGACCTGCTCTCCCTCCTCTCCCAGGCACAGAACGAGGAGGACGGCAGCCTCGACGCCACCGAACTCCGCGACCAGGTCCTGGTGTTCCTGCTGGCGGGCCACGAAACGACGGCGACGTCACTGGCCTTCGCACTCCGCCTCCTGGCCTGCCACCCCGAGGCAAGGGCCCGGGTCCAGGAGGAGATCGACGCGCTGCCGCCGGGGGAGCCGTACACGGCGGCGACCGTTGACCGACTCCCGTACCTGACACAGGTCCTGAAGGAGACGATGCGCCTGTATCCGGCCGCGCCGCTGATGGGCAGGCGGGCGGTGGCAGAGACGGAGATCGACGGCCACATCATCCCGGCGGGCGCGGACGTCCTCATCTCGCCCTGGGTCACCCACCGCCACCCGGCCCACTGGGACACCCCCGACCGCTTCGACCCGGACCGCTTCACCCCCGACCAGGAGACCGCCCGCCACCGCTACGCATGGCTCCCCTTCGGCGGCGGCCCCCGCGCGTGCATCGGCCGCCACTTCTCGATGCTGGAGTCGGTCCTGGCCCTGGCGGTACTGCTCCGCGAGTACGACGTCGAGGCGCCGACCGCGGAGATGCCGGTGACGGCGGCGGTGACGTTGCAGGCGGCGGGGGAGGCCCGGGTGGGGTTGCGGGCGCGAGGGCGCGGCCTGGCGTCAAAATCGGTGCGCCCGTATCCCCCTAATGAATGAACAAGCTTGCTATGGACGCGCGTTGCTCCTCCACCTGCCTACCTTCCGAGGCGGAGGTGATGCTCGATGTACGAGCAGAACAACACGCGCAAAGACGCGATCGACATCAACGACTTCGTGTACGCGGCCACGGGGGCGCGGGTACGGAGGCTGACGATGCCGGACGGGACGCACTGGTTTCCCGCGACGGACGTACTCAACAAGCTGGGGTACACGAACCCCAGGAAGACTCTGGCGGACCATGTCCCCACAGAGCACCGAGAGACTCTCGAGACCGTAACTGGAGGGCACGGTCTCAGTGTTCCCGCAGGTCGGGAGTGGCGCCGAGACATGAATCTCGTGGACCTCCAAGGTCTGATCCGGTTGGTCAACGGCTGTACCAAACCGTCGGCACAGCCGTTCAAGGCCTGGGCCTCAGAAGTCATCGCCACCATCCAGCGCGACGGCTCCTACTCCCTCGAACCGGCCACCCTGCAACCCACCCCGACCACCGTCACCGCCTACGCGGTCCCCCAGCAACTCGCCGACGCCCTCGTCCGTCTCGAAGAGCGCGTCGACCGCCAGGACGAAACCCTGCGTCAGATCGACACCAAGCAGAACGTGATCGTCGACATGCTCAGGGACCTCACCCAGACCCTCCGCCGCGCCGGCGACCTCACCCGCCCCGTCCAGGCCCCGGAGCTGACACCCCAACAGCTCCTGTCCAACTGGAAGTCCAGGAACCTCGTCGTCACCGAGGACGTCCACAAGGTCGCCGCCCACCTGGCCCCGGCCCTGCTGCACGGCGGCGCCAACTACAGCGTGGAGGAGATCTCCGTACACACCGAGCTCTCCCCGGACCGCGTCCGCCACAGCCTGGAACTGCTGTCCGAGCAGGGATGCGTACGCGAGGCCGGCCGCACTCCGGACGACACTCCGTTCTACGTACTGCCGTAGTCCAGTAGCGCCGAAGACAGACGGGCCCGAAGCCGCAAAACAAGGTTGCGGCTTCGGGCCCGTTCGTACAGTACTGAAATTTCCTACGGTCTACAGGCCACCCTCGGACATTCCATGCACAGCCGGCACAGTTCCCAGCCGACCCTTCTGGAAGTCCTCGAACGCCTGCTCAAGCTCCGCCCGTGTGTTCATCACGAACGGGCCGTAGTGGGCCATCGGCTCACGGATCGGCTGCCCGCCGAGGAGTACGACCTCCAGGTCCGGGCTGTTCGCGTCCTGCAGTTCGTCCGCGCGGATCGTCAGGGACGAGCCCGCGCCGAAGACCGCGGTCTGGCCCTTGTGGACCGGGCGCCGGTCCACACCCACGCTGCCGCGGCCCGCCAGGACGTACGCCAGGCCGTTGAAGTCCTCGCGCCAGGGGAGGGTGACCTCCGCGCCCGGGGCCAGCGTGGCGTGGACCAGGCTGATCGGGGTGTGGGTGATACCGGGGCCCTCGTGGCCGTCCAGCTCACCGGCGATGACGCGCAGGAGCGCGCCTCCGTCGTGGGACGTGAGGAGCTGGACCTGACCTCCTCGGATGTCCTGGTAGCGCGGGGCCATCATCTTGTCCTTGGCCGGGAGGTTCACCCACAGCTGGATACCGTGGAAGAGGCCTCCGGACATGACGAGGGACTCCGGGGGAGCCTCGATGTGGAGGAGGCCCGAGCCGGCCGTCATCCACTGGGTGTCACCGTTGGTGATGGTGCCGCCGCCACCCTGCGAGTCCTGGTGGTCGAAGATCCCGTCCATGATGTAGGTGACGGTCTCGAAGCCGCGGTGAGGGTGCCAGGGCGTGCCCTTGGGCTCACCCGGCGCGTACTCCACCTCACCCATCTGGTCCATCATGATGAACGGGTCGAGGTGCTTGTAGGCGATCCCGGCGAACGCCCGGCGCACCGGGAAGCCCTCACCCTCGAAACCGCTCGGCGCGGTCGTCACGGTGAGCACGGGACGCGCCACGGCGTCGGCCGGAGCGGCCACACGGGGCAGGGTCAGCGGGTTCTCGACGGTCACTGCAGGCATGTCGGGACCTCCTTGTGCGGCCAGTTTAGTTGATTATTGAACTTCCTGCTACCCCTAACAGGGGAGGCCCGGAGGGCATTCCCTCCGGGCCTCCTCAGCCGACCGGGGCCGGCCGGTACGCGCGGTACTAGTTGCTGAAGTACAGGTACTTCCAGGATCCGAACGTCGTCGAGTTCACGTTGTCGCCGGAGGCGCCGTCGATGTACGCCGACCGTACCCGGGCCCGGATGCCCGACTCACCGGGCGCCACGAGCTCCACCGCCGACCTGCCGTTCGTGGCGAGCGCGAAGTACTGGGACTCGGCGGAGTACCACGTGCCCTCGAAGTACACCTGAAGGTCGAAGCGCTGCTGACGGCCCGGGTAGTAGGGCATCGAGGTCGTCAGCACCGGGTTGGTGTTCTTGTGGAACCAGTAGTACGAGGTCGAGCCGATCTTGGCGGTCTTGTAGTGCCGGGACACGGCCGTGGAGATCCGCACCCGCGCGTTCGCCGTGACCTTGACCGTCTTCGGCGCGAAGCGGGCGTCACCCTTGAAGACCGCGGTGACGTTCGTGTCGCGGGTCATGTCGACGGTCGCGGTGAGGTTTCCGGCGGAGTTGACCTTGCCGGTCTTGACCAGCCTCTTCGGCCTGTCGCTGCCGTGCGGGTCGGCCCAGATCTCGACCGTGCGGTTCTTGTACGTCCGGCCCAGGTGTGCGGTGAACCTGACGTCGGTGCCGTAGTTGTAGAGCTTCTTGTTGTTGTTCAGGGTCAGCGTCGTCGCCGTACGGGAGACCGCGACCTTGTCGGAGACGGCGACCGGCGTGTGCGCGGCGTCACCGGCGTACGCCACCTTGTAGGTGACCGTGCCGCCGACGGGCGGGGTGTTGGTGAAGGAGTACGTGCCGTCCGACTTCACCGTGACCGACGGCAGTGCCCTGCCGTTCGGGGTCTCCAGGTCGGTGCGGGTGACGCTCAGCTTGACGCCGGCCGGCAGCGCGACCGTCGCCGAGAGCTTTCCGGAGACCGTGAGCTTCTTGGCGCGGGTGGCGTTCGACGGAGCGTTCACCGTCAGGGTCGGGACGTTCTTCGTCGGGTCGGTGAGCACCTTGAGGGTGTAGCCGCTGCCGGTACCGACCACGGCGAAGATCCGCGAGGAGTCGGGTGCCCAGGCCAGGTCGGCGGTGCCGTACGTGCCGGTCGGGTACGTACGGAGCGACCTCGTGGCGTTCGGCCGGTAGACGGCCACCTTGGTGCCGGTGACCTGGGCGATCAGGCCGTTCGGAGCGATGTCGGCGCTCTGGCCGCCCGGGTAGGCGCCCGCCTTGGTGAACGAACCGTTCGCGTAGGCGTCCCGGTCCGTGCCGTTGACCAGTACCTGCGCGGCGCCGGGGACGAGGTCGATGTCACCGATGCCGCTGTTGAGCGTGTAGTCCGCCTGATACCAGGCGGTCAGCTCGGGCGTCCGACCCGAGACGTCCACGACGGCCATCGAGTCCGAGGACAAGCCGGTCTGACCGACGGCCAGCAGACCTGGCGCCGACGCGCTCGCGTCGAGGAGCCCCTGGCCATGGATGCCGATGTTGCCCGCGGGGAACTGCTCCATCGACACCGGGCCGGCCTCGGCCACGGCCACCCGAGCCGCGGCGGACGAGTCGGAGGAGCCGGACGGGTCCGACGAGGAGTCGGCCGAGGTCTCCGGGGACGGGGTGGGGGACGTGGGCTCGGCCGAGGGATCGGGCGACGGCTCCGTCGTGGGCTCCGCGGACGGCTCCGTGCTCGGGTCGTCGGACGGGTCCGGTGCGGGCGACGTCGGCGGCTGGGACGGCGGGGCCGTCGGCTCGACGGTCGGCGGCTCGGAGGTCGGGACGGCCGTCGGGGTCGGTGTCGGGTCCGGGGTCTCGGTCCAGTTCGGGTCGACCGAGCCCAGGTCGCCGTCCCACTGGTCGCCGTAGCTGAACCAGAGCTTGCCGCCGGTGAAGGCGAGGTAGCGCGGGCCGGTGTCGGTGGGAATCGAGTAGCGGGCCTTGATGTTCAGGGTGGCCGGGTCGAGGGCCACGATCTGGTGCCGCGCGGGCAGGGACGCGTACAGGGTGCGTCCGTCGTCGGACAGTGCCAGGTCGGCGACGGAACCGAGGCCGCCGACCGTGTCGACGACGGCGCCCGAGTAACTCGCCGCCACTACACGGCCGTTGCCGCTGTCGCCGACGAAGACCCGCTTCAGGATCGCGTCCGCGACGATGCCCCCGGGCGACTGCACGGTGGCGACGGCCGCCGAGGCCGTACCGGTGGTGGCGACGCTCAGTGCCACCGAACTGAAGAGAACCGCGAGCGCCGTCGCGGTCGAAGTGCTGCGCATGCGCACAGTAATGAACCCCCCACAAGGAACCCGGCATCACCGGGAGCTGAGAGCGCCGCGCGACACCCAGGCGCGACCGCCGGAAGCGGTGGCCAGTGGGGCGCGGCTGCCAGAAGGAACCCTATGGCATGCCTGTGACAATCACAGAGGGGATTTCCAGCGCGGAAGACAACGATTTCGGCGCGGGGGACGGGGTTTGCGGCACGCGGGGAGCAGAGGGAGCGGCGGCGGCGATCCTCAGCCGTACATCCTGCGCATCGCGAACTCCACCATCTGCTCGACCGCCTTGGCGTCGAACACCATGCGGTGCTCGCCCTCCATGTCCACGACGAAGCCGTAGCCCGTGGGCAGCAGGTCGATGACCTCGGCGCCGGTGATCACGAAGTACTTGGACTCCTTGCCGGCGTAGCGGCGCAGCTCCTTCAGGGAGGTGAACATCGGGATCACCGGCTGCTGGGTGTTGTGCAGCGCCAGGAACCCGGGGTTGTCGCCGCGCGGGCAGTACACCTTCGACGTGGCGAAGACCTGCTGGAAGTCCTCGGCCGACAGTGAGCCCGTCGTGAAAGCGCGCACCGCGTCCGCCAGGGACGGCGGGGACGGCTCGGGGTACAGCGGCGGCTGCTGGCCGTACCCGCCCGGCATCTGCTGCTGCGGCTGGGCGTACTGCTGCTGCGCCCCGGCGGCGTTCTGGTCATAGCCGTACATGGGCGCAAGAGTACCGAGAGCGCGGCCGAGTGGGGGCGGCCCGGTCCCCTGCTTGCGGCCGACGCGGCCGGACCGTCCCATGGGGAGTCCACAGGTGCGGCCCTGGTTTGCCACAGCGGGCGCTCATACCGTCGACTTCGACAAAGGAATGATCAGGCAGCGGCAAAGTCCGGGTAATACCCGGCGGGCGCAGACAGAGGGAGACGGCCATGAGCGGACACGGGCACCACGCCCAGGCGGACCACGGCGACCACGAGGTCCACGAGCACGACAGGGGCCTCTCCTACGACCTCCCCGTCCTCGCCCGTCGCCGCATGATCCGCCTGCTGGCCGGCGCGAGTCTGGTGCCGCTGGTGGGCTGCAGCGCCGACGACGACTCCACGTCCTCCGCCGCCGCCTCCGACACCTCGTCGAGCGGCACGGCCTCCTCGTCCTCGTCCGCCGAGTGCGCGACCATCCCGAACGAGACCGCCGGCCCCTACCCGGGCGACGGTTCGAACGGGGTGAACGTGCTCAAGGAGAGCGGGGTCGTCCGCAGCGACATCACGTCCAGTTTCGGGGACTCGGCGGGCGGCAAGGCCGAGGGCGTGCCGCTCACGATCACGCTCACCGTCGTCGACGCGGCCTCCGGCTGTGGGACGCCCAAGACGGGCGCCGCGGTCTACCTGTGGCACTGCGACCGCGAGGGCAACTACTCCCTCTACTCGGACGGAGTCACCGACGAGAACTACCTCCGGGGCGTCCAGGAGACGGACGACAAGGGCCAGGTGACCTTCACGAGCATCTTCCCGGCCTGCTACGCGGGCCGCTGGCCGCACATCCACTTCGAGGTCTACGGCAGCCTGGAGGACGCGACCGCGGCCACGTCGATCACGAACACCTCGCAGCTGGCGTTCCCGAAGGACGTCTGCGAGACGGTGTACGCGACGGACGGCTACAGCCAGAGCGTCCAGAACCTCAGCCAGGTCTCCCTGGAGAAGGACGGCATCTTCAGCGACGGCTACGACCAGCAGCTGGCGGCCATGGAAGGCAGCGTGGACAAGGGATACACGGCCACGCTCACCGTTCCGGT contains these protein-coding regions:
- a CDS encoding Ig-like domain repeat protein — translated: MRSTSTATALAVLFSSVALSVATTGTASAAVATVQSPGGIVADAILKRVFVGDSGNGRVVAASYSGAVVDTVGGLGSVADLALSDDGRTLYASLPARHQIVALDPATLNIKARYSIPTDTGPRYLAFTGGKLWFSYGDQWDGDLGSVDPNWTETPDPTPTPTAVPTSEPPTVEPTAPPSQPPTSPAPDPSDDPSTEPSAEPTTEPSPDPSAEPTSPTPSPETSADSSSDPSGSSDSSAAARVAVAEAGPVSMEQFPAGNIGIHGQGLLDASASAPGLLAVGQTGLSSDSMAVVDVSGRTPELTAWYQADYTLNSGIGDIDLVPGAAQVLVNGTDRDAYANGSFTKAGAYPGGQSADIAPNGLIAQVTGTKVAVYRPNATRSLRTYPTGTYGTADLAWAPDSSRIFAVVGTGSGYTLKVLTDPTKNVPTLTVNAPSNATRAKKLTVSGKLSATVALPAGVKLSVTRTDLETPNGRALPSVTVKSDGTYSFTNTPPVGGTVTYKVAYAGDAAHTPVAVSDKVAVSRTATTLTLNNNKKLYNYGTDVRFTAHLGRTYKNRTVEIWADPHGSDRPKRLVKTGKVNSAGNLTATVDMTRDTNVTAVFKGDARFAPKTVKVTANARVRISTAVSRHYKTAKIGSTSYYWFHKNTNPVLTTSMPYYPGRQQRFDLQVYFEGTWYSAESQYFALATNGRSAVELVAPGESGIRARVRSAYIDGASGDNVNSTTFGSWKYLYFSN
- a CDS encoding SseB family protein, which produces MYGYDQNAAGAQQQYAQPQQQMPGGYGQQPPLYPEPSPPSLADAVRAFTTGSLSAEDFQQVFATSKVYCPRGDNPGFLALHNTQQPVIPMFTSLKELRRYAGKESKYFVITGAEVIDLLPTGYGFVVDMEGEHRMVFDAKAVEQMVEFAMRRMYG
- a CDS encoding intradiol ring-cleavage dioxygenase: MSGHGHHAQADHGDHEVHEHDRGLSYDLPVLARRRMIRLLAGASLVPLVGCSADDDSTSSAAASDTSSSGTASSSSSAECATIPNETAGPYPGDGSNGVNVLKESGVVRSDITSSFGDSAGGKAEGVPLTITLTVVDAASGCGTPKTGAAVYLWHCDREGNYSLYSDGVTDENYLRGVQETDDKGQVTFTSIFPACYAGRWPHIHFEVYGSLEDATAATSITNTSQLAFPKDVCETVYATDGYSQSVQNLSQVSLEKDGIFSDGYDQQLAAMEGSVDKGYTATLTVPV